The following proteins come from a genomic window of Triticum aestivum cultivar Chinese Spring chromosome 6A, IWGSC CS RefSeq v2.1, whole genome shotgun sequence:
- the LOC123132233 gene encoding 26S proteasome non-ATPase regulatory subunit 2 homolog A produces the protein MSPPENPNGGAAAAAPSEPAPPAKPSSSKGKKKDDKKDDDLSEEDLALKEQLELYVVRAQDVDPGVQRLALESMRQEIRSATSSMTSVPKPLKFLRPHYGTLKSYYETMPESELKKYMADILSVLALTMSAEGERESLRYRLLGSEGDIGSWGHEYVRNLAGEIAQEFQKRQGDDMPIDELMELVQQIVSFHMKHNAEPEAVDLLMEVEDLDLLVEHVDSTNYKRTCLYLTSSSRFLPSPDDTLALDIAYTIYMKFEDLASALRIALLLDNKSIQYVKQVYTATDDLVLKKQFSYIIARHGLAMEIDDEIAADENDKEMLQEIVNNTKLSEGYLTLARDIEVMEAKSPEDIYKVHLIDGRGASSSLDSARQNLAATFVNAFVNAGFGQDKLMTAPSDSSSSGSSGNWLFKNKEHGKASAAASLGMILLWDTDSGLAQLDKYLHSTDTHVVAGALLGIGVVTCGVKNDCDPALAILMEYVNKDDSNIRIGAILGLGIAYAGSQKDELRVQLSAILGDPQATLEVLVFTAVALGLVFVGSCNEEIAQSIIFFLMERSEAELAEPIIRLLPVALGLLYLGKQESVEATAEVSKTFDEKIRKYCDVTLMSLAYAGTGNVLKVQKLLGICSQHLEKGETHQGPAVLGIALIAMSEELGAEMAVRSLERLLQYGEQNIRRAVPLALGILCISNPKVNVMDTLSRLSHDADADVSMAAIISLGLIGAGTNNARIAGMLRNLSSYYYKEAAHLFCVRIAQGLVHLGKGLLTLSPYHSDRFLLSPMALGGIVTVLHACLDMKSTILGKYHYILYIIVLAMQPRMLLTVDEDLKPLPVPVRVGQAVDVVGQAGRPKTITGFQTHTTPVLLAAGERAELATDKYIPLTSTLEGFVILKKNPEYHEE, from the exons ATGTCGCCGCCCGAGAACCCCAACGgcggggccgccgccgccgcgccctcggaGCCCGCGCCGCCCGCCAAGCCTTCTTCCtccaaggggaagaagaaggacgacaagaAGGACGACGATCTG TCGGAGGAGGACCTGGCGCTCAAGGAGCAGCTCGAGCTCTACGTGGTGCGCGCGCAGGACGTGGATCCCGGCGTGCAGAGGCTCGCCCTCGAGAGCATGAG GCAGGAGATTCGCTCAGCTACAAGCTCGATGACGTCTGTCCCAAAGCCACTGAAATTCCTCCGCCCACACTATGGAACCCTCAAGTCCTACTATGAAACTATGCCAGAATCTGAGCTAAAG AAGTACATGGCTGACATACTATCGGTGTTGGCCTTGACAATGTCTGCTGAAGGAGAAAGG GAGAGCCTGAGGTACCGTTTGTTGGGCTCTGAAGGCGACATTGGTTCCTGGGGTCATGAATATGTGAG GAATCTGGCTGGTGAAATTGCTCAAGAATTCCAAAAGCGCCAG GGTGATGACATGCCGATTGATGAGTTAATGGAACTAGTGCAGCAAATTGTCTCATTCCACATGAAG CATAATGCTGAGCCTGAAGCTGTAGATCTTCTGATGGAG GTTGAAGACCTTGATTTGCTAGTTGAGCATGTTGACTCAACAAACTACAAAAGAACTTGTTTGTACCTCACTAGTTCGTCTAG ATTCCTCCCTTCTCCAGATGATACGCTGGCACTTGATATAGCATATACCATTTACATGAAGTTTGAAGATCTTGCAAGTGCATTGCGCATTGCTTTGCTTCTTGACAACAAG TCCATACAGTATGTGAAGCAGGTCTACACAGCAACTGACGATCTTGTACTCAAGAAGCAATTCTCATACATCATTGCACGCCAT GGTTTGGCCATGGAGATTGATGATGAGATAGCTGCAGATGAAAATGACAAGGAAATGTTACAAGAAATAGTTAATAACACCAAGCTGAGCGAGGGGTACCTCACTCTTGCTCGTGATATTGAAGTTATGGAGGCAAAATCTCCAGAAGATATTTATAAG GTCCATTTGATTGACGGACGTGGTGCCAGCTCCAGTCTTGATTCTGCAAGACAGAATTTGGCTGCAACATTTGTTAATGCATTCGTTAATGCTGGATTTGGCCAG GATAAGCTGATGACTGCTCCATCTGATTCTTCCAGCAGTGGGTCTTCTGGAAACTGGTTATTTAAGAATAAGGAACATGGAAAAGCCAGTGCAGCAGCTAGCCTG GGAATGATTCTCCTGTGGGATACTGATTCTGGGCTTGCCCAGCTCGACAAGTACTTGCATAGTACTGATACTCATGTTGTTGCTGGAGCTTTGCTAGGTATTGGAGTTGTCACATGCGGTGTGAAGAATGATTGTGACCCT GCACTTGCTATCCTCATGGAGTATGTTAACAAGGATGACTCAAACATACGGATTGGTGCAATCTTGGGTCTTGGTATCGCATATGCTGGTTCTCAAAAGGACGAG CTAAGAGTGCAACTATCTGCTATACTGGGAGACCCCCAAGCAACACTCGAGGTCTTGGTCTTCACTGCTGTTGCTTTGGGATTGGTGTTTGTTGGTTCATGCAATGAAGAGATTGCACAATCCATCATATTTTTCTTGATGGAGCGTAGTGAGGCCGAGCTGGCAGAGCCAATTATACGCCTTCTTCCTGTTGCGCTTGGCCTTCTATATCTTGGAAAGCAG GAAAGTGTTGAGGCTACTGCGGAGGTTTCTAAAACATTTGATGAGAAGATCAGGAAATATTGTGACGTAACACTGATGTCCCTTGCATATGCTGGAACAGGAAATGTGCTCAAG GTTCAGAAACTTCTTGGTATTTGCTCACAACATCTTGAGAAAGGCGAAACACACCAAGGCCCAGCTGTCCTTGGAATTGCTCTTATTGCCATGTCTGAAGAATTAGGAGCTGAAATGGCTGTACGATCACTTGAACGTCTTCTACAGTATGGCGAGCAGAATATTAGACGAGCAGTTCCTCTTGCACTTGGTATCCTTTGTATTTCGAACCCCAAG GTAAATGTAATGGACACACTGAGCAGATTGAGTCATGATGCAGATGCTGATGTCTCAATG GCTGCGATAATCTCACTGGGTTTGATTGGTGCTGGTACAAACAATGCCAGAATAGCTGGTATGCTTCGTAATCTTTCGAGTTATTACTACAAAGAGGCTGCTCATCTATTCTGT GTAAGAATTGCTCAAGGGCTTGTTCACCTTGGGAAGGGTTTGCTGACACTTTCTCCATACCATTCCGACCGGTTTCTTCTTTCCCC GATGGCACTTGGAGGGATTGTCACTGTTCTGCACGCATGCCTTGATATGAAATCCACCATTCTAGGGAAATATCACTACATTCTTTACATTATTGTATTGGCAATGCAG CCAAGGATGCTTTTGACGGTGGATGAGGATCTGAAGCCTCTTCCTGTTCCAGTGCGGGTTGGGCAAGCAGTTGATGTGGTCGGGCAGGCAGGAAGACCTAAGACGATCACCGGCTTTCAGACGCATACCACTCCTGTCTTGCTCGCAGCCGGGGAGCGAGCGGAATTGGCGACTGACAA GTACATCCCCCTGACCTCGACGTTGGAGGGCTTTGTAATTCTGAAGAAGAACCCGGAATACCACGAGGAGTGA